Below is a genomic region from Sorghum bicolor cultivar BTx623 chromosome 9, Sorghum_bicolor_NCBIv3, whole genome shotgun sequence.
agcggcggcggcggcgacgtcttcttcttcttcttccgcgGTGGTGCAGTCGCTCTCCACATCTCGGACTCGGCTTGCGCACGCGACGGTGGAGCTGCGGCCTCTTCCCTTTGGCGTCCGGGCCCGTGTTCCGTGTTCGAACTCGTGGATTTCTGATCAGGATTCTCTCCGAGACTAGGAGGGTTTATGGAGGTTCTCATTTTCTTCTTCTTATTGGGAGAGGGTTTAACATCTCTAACGGTTTTGCAAttttcattttgcaaaataaggaGTTTGTCAAGTCTTAAATCAATATACCAAGTCACAAAATTGAGTGTCTCCAATGGTTTTGGCAAAACAAAACGGTGGACCCGGTCGTTATTTTTTCACGCGCTTTTTCTCTTCGCGCCGTCCACTCCGTCGCGCGGAAAGTCTCCCGTGTTCTCCCGCGCGTTGTgttgcgccgccgcctccttcaGTTCGCGCTGGTGCATTCGCTTTAAGGAAAAAAATGGAGACGAAGTACTACAGACCGCCAGAGCATCGTGGTTCACGTAGCGTTAATAGAAAGCCGGCCTGAAGAGGTTGATGTTCCACGGGATCGTGAACCAGCTGGTCAGCCGTGGAGTGAATCAGCCACCAGGTTGCTGTTCTGATCGCCATGCATCGCTGTGTCGCGATCGGGACGACGGTGCGTGTGGAGGGGTTTCTTTGCGAGGCGGACGACGACGCGTGGTGAGAATTTGTGTCGCGAAGAGGAGTCAGAGACGCGCGGGAGACGGGAAACCGCGTGGGAGAAGAGACCGATCGGTCTTTGCCAAGTCGTCCGGGTTTGGCAAAAATGTCAAGTTTCCTCCCTCATCTGCCGATTTTGCTAAAATACAAAactcaaatgcaaaaccattgAATACCTCAGTTTaaattttttggcaaattaGTCAAATGCAAACCTTAATTGCAAAACCGCTGAAGATGCTGTAGCTAACGCCAAAACCTGCAAGTGCAAGTTAATCACGGTCTGGCCCTCAGAAAAAAAACGTTAATCACGGAACTGGGCCTGAACCAAAACAGTAGGATCGTATAGCCCATACAATCTGAAGGCCCGTACAAAATAGCCCTGCATTATTTTACAAAAAAGGCCAACGTGGCCCATTTGGCTAGATGACTTTGCCTGGGCCCTGGCCGCTAATTGAGCACGCTTTCGTCTTCCTCCTTCCGCCGTCCTCCGGCGTCTTATCCCCACACGTCGCTTGCCGCCCGGAGCAGGACTGTTGGAGGTCCACAGACGGCAGTGATGGCGGAATTGTCGACGTCTTCGGATGGATTGGTGGCCGAAGAAGCGAGGCAGCAGGAACCAGGTTTGATTCGGCAAGGGTTTCCCCTGTCCTCTTCAGCTTGTGTATGCTAGTTGCTTGTGATGATATAGCTAGGGTTCCATCGCCTTGCCTGCTCGAAGGGTTAGTGGTTCCTATTGTCCAAAATTCACCTGATCCAACCTCGTGCGCTTATACTGTTTGCTGATATGTACTACACTACATCCCAGAGATGTATTCACTTCCAATTTTGAAGGCATGTACCGACGAGGCTTAAGTCCTCCAGATCAGCTAACCTGTCCGGTTGAGTGAGTACTCTTTGTGTTGATCTCCATCTGCCTTTTGTGAATTTTATGTTCAACTTTAGTAGTATCGTTAAATTATAGCCTTATTGAGCCCATATGCTTAAAACGGGGGAGGGAGGGAAGGAGGGAGTGAGGGGAGTATTATTGCAGCCTTTATGAATAGTTGAATACGCCAGTGGAGTATCAAGCATGGAGCACATTTCCTCTGTTCCTGTTTATATAGTGTGATGCCTGTTTCGTTATGGTTTATATGGAAGTCAAACTGTTTGCTATACTGCATACAGGCCAAGGAAGCTCTGGAGGTAGTCATGGTTTGCAAGACACAAAGGAGCAGGAAATAAGAAAGGGGAAGGCGGCTCTTGTTTCCACTGAACTGCTGAGGGAGGATCTGGTTCAGAGTGCTGTTACTTTTCTGAAACACCCAAAAGTAGTAGCATCTTCGGATGGACAGAGGCGATCTTTCCTTGAAAATAAAGGACTCACTATGGATGAAATAGATGAAGCGTTTCGACGTTTACAAGTAAGATTTGTTTTCTTAGTTTCTGCTTGAGTCTGATTTCCTTCCCTGGTTATTCTGATTTCTTTCACCTTTTtaactctttttttttgtgtgtgtggggATTAAAGAGCCCATCATCGAATTCTGTGAGCTCAGATATGTGCACATCTCAAGGTATGGCAGAGAGAGTCCATTTACTAAGTTAGCTTTTTTATATGACATTTTAGTTCTACATGTTTGTGGATCATATAATGATGTTTCATTATTTATGTGTGTTTTCCTCTGTAAACGATGGTGATTCCATATGAAATTCCCAATTCAGACCTAAATGGCTTCATCATGATAAATCTAACTTAGTAACTTCATTGCCTTATCTGTTGCCTTCATTTTGTCAGGGGTGTCTGATCATTCGTGCAGGATTACTGAGGTCAGCAAAAACTACCAATAATAGTATTGGCCAGGCATGACTGGTATTTAGGCTGCAAATTTTAAGCTACCGCCATTTTCTTCACTGCAGCAGGAGAGTAGAGCTGACAAAAATTGTATGGACGATTCAGGTTTGCCAATG
It encodes:
- the LOC8064718 gene encoding peroxisomal membrane protein PEX14 isoform X2, which produces MAELSTSSDGLVAEEARQQEPGQGSSGGSHGLQDTKEQEIRKGKAALVSTELLREDLVQSAVTFLKHPKVVASSDGQRRSFLENKGLTMDEIDEAFRRLQSPSSNSVSSDMCTSQGVSDHSCRITEESRADKNCMDDSERLLPEAEPVAPVVPRHPKSYMEIMEMIQRGERPDDIQDINDDPPNPDQPISEPRMAPKPKPWEKQGQGSSAWDLKSPQREPDVLRSEVQHDGTNKATELADDSQQGGDSLLQAEVAAGSESPATPNEATSSPE
- the LOC8064718 gene encoding peroxisomal membrane protein PEX14 isoform X1 — translated: MAELSTSSDGLVAEEARQQEPGQGSSGGSHGLQDTKEQEIRKGKAALVSTELLREDLVQSAVTFLKHPKVVASSDGQRRSFLENKGLTMDEIDEAFRRLQSPSSNSVSSDMCTSQGVSDHSCRITEQESRADKNCMDDSERLLPEAEPVAPVVPRHPKSYMEIMEMIQRGERPDDIQDINDDPPNPDQPISEPRMAPKPKPWEKQGQGSSAWDLKSPQREPDVLRSEVQHDGTNKATELADDSQQGGDSLLQAEVAAGSESPATPNEATSSPE